From one Prosthecobacter dejongeii genomic stretch:
- a CDS encoding polysaccharide pyruvyl transferase family protein, with amino-acid sequence MNRRHFLTTALAATLAPIAAQQGRAPRIILRSSWQTVNIGDIAHTPGVLALLEKHLPHVEVRLWPSKVDNGVDEMLMKRFPKLVILKKEDLKQAFEECDFLLHGSGPSLVAQNDVVKWKEATGKPYGVYGITVAAQGSTSTKPASESSIAKTISVLSGAQFAFFRDTVSLGLVKKLGCTCPILEFGPDGAFATDLRDDEKALAFLKEHGLEEGKFLCCIGRLRFTPYWKMKPGVKFDETKQKRNDAMKEHDLGPLRQAIIEVVKQTDMKVLLCPEDSSQMEVNKENFYDKLPEDVKAKVVWRSTYWLTGEALSTYVRSAGLFGAEMHSPIMCIGNGIPAIVCRWTEQTSKGLMWRDFGLGEWLFNMDEESEIPGIVPAVVAMAKDPAAAKAKALKGQAIVHERQRLTMEIVGKM; translated from the coding sequence ATGAACCGCCGCCACTTCCTTACCACAGCCCTTGCCGCCACGCTAGCCCCCATCGCCGCCCAGCAAGGTCGTGCTCCGCGCATCATCCTACGCTCCTCCTGGCAGACGGTAAACATTGGCGACATCGCCCACACCCCCGGCGTCCTCGCCCTCCTGGAAAAACATCTTCCTCATGTCGAGGTGCGTCTGTGGCCCAGCAAGGTGGACAATGGCGTGGACGAAATGCTGATGAAGCGTTTCCCAAAATTGGTTATTCTCAAGAAAGAAGACCTCAAGCAGGCCTTCGAAGAATGCGATTTCCTCCTGCACGGTTCCGGTCCCTCATTGGTCGCCCAAAATGATGTGGTGAAATGGAAAGAAGCCACCGGCAAACCTTACGGCGTCTATGGCATCACCGTCGCAGCCCAGGGCTCCACCTCCACCAAACCCGCCTCCGAAAGCTCCATCGCCAAGACCATCTCAGTTCTCAGTGGAGCCCAGTTCGCCTTCTTCCGCGACACCGTTTCTCTAGGCCTTGTCAAGAAGCTCGGGTGCACCTGCCCCATCCTTGAGTTCGGCCCAGATGGAGCTTTCGCCACCGATCTGCGCGATGATGAAAAGGCCCTCGCCTTCCTGAAAGAGCATGGCTTGGAAGAAGGCAAATTCCTCTGCTGCATCGGCCGCCTGCGCTTCACGCCCTATTGGAAAATGAAGCCCGGCGTGAAATTCGATGAAACAAAACAGAAACGCAATGACGCCATGAAAGAGCACGACCTGGGTCCCCTGCGCCAGGCCATCATTGAGGTGGTCAAACAGACCGACATGAAGGTCCTGCTCTGCCCTGAAGACTCCAGCCAAATGGAGGTCAACAAAGAGAACTTCTACGACAAGCTGCCCGAGGATGTGAAAGCCAAGGTCGTCTGGCGGTCCACGTATTGGCTCACGGGTGAAGCCCTGAGCACCTACGTGAGAAGTGCCGGCCTTTTCGGTGCCGAAATGCACAGCCCCATCATGTGCATCGGCAATGGCATCCCGGCCATCGTCTGCCGCTGGACGGAGCAAACCAGCAAGGGCCTCATGTGGCGTGACTTTGGCCTAGGCGAATGGCTCTTCAACATGGACGAAGAATCTGAAATCCCCGGCATCGTCCCCGCAGTCGTCGCCATGGCCAAAGATCCCGCTGCCGCCAAAGCCAAAGCCCTCAAAGGCCAAGCCATCGTTCACGAACGCCAGCGCCTAACCATGGAGATCGTCGGCAAAATGTAA